The proteins below come from a single Cerasicoccus sp. TK19100 genomic window:
- the trxB gene encoding thioredoxin-disulfide reductase, whose protein sequence is MENVIILGTGCAGLTSAIYTARANLEPLLLEGSQPGGQLTTTSEVENFPGFPEGIDGFMLMDSMRKQATRFGARFAQDLIKTIEIEDGVKVLTAESGKVYKARTVIIATGARPRLLNIPGEQEMWGGKGVTTCATCDGAFYRNMDVVVVGGGDTACEEALFLTRFASKVHLLHRRDELRASKVMADRTLANEKIQAHWDTVAEEVLADDSGMMKGVRVKNIKTGEVSEIDAKGFFIAIGHIPNTSFAAGILKLDEEGYIVSNHESGVRTEVEGLYVAGDCSDHVYRQAITAAGMGCRAAIEAERWLAEQPELAEA, encoded by the coding sequence ATGGAAAACGTAATCATCCTGGGCACCGGCTGCGCCGGCCTAACTTCCGCAATTTACACCGCGCGCGCCAATCTGGAGCCTTTGCTCCTGGAAGGCTCCCAGCCCGGCGGCCAGTTGACGACCACCTCCGAGGTGGAGAATTTCCCCGGCTTTCCGGAAGGCATTGATGGCTTCATGCTCATGGACAGCATGCGCAAGCAGGCCACCCGCTTTGGTGCCCGTTTCGCGCAGGACCTCATCAAGACGATCGAAATCGAAGACGGCGTTAAGGTCCTCACCGCCGAGAGTGGCAAGGTTTACAAGGCCCGCACGGTCATCATCGCCACCGGCGCGCGTCCGCGTCTGCTAAACATTCCCGGCGAACAGGAAATGTGGGGCGGCAAAGGCGTTACCACGTGCGCCACGTGCGACGGCGCCTTCTACCGCAACATGGACGTCGTCGTAGTCGGCGGCGGCGACACCGCTTGCGAAGAAGCGCTCTTTTTGACCCGTTTTGCGTCAAAGGTTCACTTGCTACATCGCCGCGATGAGCTGCGTGCCTCCAAAGTCATGGCCGACCGCACCCTCGCCAACGAAAAGATTCAGGCGCACTGGGACACCGTTGCCGAAGAAGTGTTGGCCGACGATTCCGGCATGATGAAGGGCGTCCGCGTCAAAAACATCAAGACCGGTGAAGTCTCCGAGATCGACGCCAAGGGCTTCTTTATCGCTATTGGCCACATCCCGAACACCAGCTTCGCTGCAGGCATTCTCAAGCTCGACGAAGAAGGCTACATCGTCTCCAATCACGAGAGCGGCGTCCGCACCGAAGTCGAGGGCCTTTACGTCGCTGGCGACTGCTCGGACCACGTTTACCGCCAGGCCATCACCGCAGCCGGCATGGGCTGCCGCGCCGCGATCGAGGCCGAACGCTGGCTCGCCGAACAACCCGAGCTCGCCGAAGCGTAA
- the cutA gene encoding divalent-cation tolerance protein CutA: MRNEPIAIGWSTTPSRQLAEDIGRSLVEQRLVACAQITGPVTSIYRWQGDICQDEEYRLVLKFSAAREKEVHAALVALHPYDTPQWIVTLADSGSADYVAWVHESGREDLA; the protein is encoded by the coding sequence ATGCGTAACGAACCCATCGCCATTGGCTGGAGCACCACGCCCAGCCGCCAACTCGCTGAAGACATCGGACGCTCGCTCGTCGAGCAGCGCCTCGTGGCCTGTGCGCAGATCACCGGGCCGGTGACGTCGATTTACCGCTGGCAAGGCGACATTTGCCAAGACGAAGAATACCGGCTCGTGCTGAAGTTTTCCGCCGCGCGCGAAAAGGAGGTCCACGCGGCTCTCGTCGCGCTGCACCCGTATGACACACCGCAGTGGATTGTTACGCTGGCCGACTCAGGCTCGGCGGATTACGTTGCCTGGGTCCACGAGAGCGGGCGCGAAGACTTGGCATAA
- a CDS encoding helix-turn-helix domain-containing protein: protein MRDILIEQQRYFRKAGASIAVSREIRQCPMPPHRHEFRELVIILSGECIHNYNGKRFRIGRGHVLFIDEESYHAYEEPNCLNLINILINTEAILRMERDLVELPGYAVLFNNKRHSLCGERCLDDKHLEKVLNWIDCIDDEIGDPDNFAGFIVMEAYLTLILSLILRYITKETTTPQEKNKFNATISWMDANIHLPHTVPELAQRASMSERNFYRKFRSVYEMSPTQYILRARVQRASMLLHHEDLSCEEVAQRCGFNHTGYFSTCFYNHFGATPSKFRQALACSA, encoded by the coding sequence ATGCGCGACATATTGATCGAGCAACAGCGTTACTTTCGCAAAGCAGGCGCAAGCATCGCGGTCAGCCGGGAAATTCGGCAGTGCCCGATGCCTCCACATCGGCATGAGTTTCGCGAGCTCGTCATCATACTATCGGGTGAATGCATCCATAATTACAACGGCAAGCGTTTCCGCATCGGTCGCGGACATGTGCTCTTTATCGACGAAGAGTCCTACCACGCCTACGAAGAGCCCAACTGCCTCAACCTGATCAACATTCTGATCAACACCGAGGCAATTCTGCGAATGGAGCGCGACTTGGTCGAACTTCCAGGTTACGCAGTTCTATTCAATAACAAAAGGCATAGTCTTTGCGGCGAACGTTGCTTGGATGACAAGCATCTCGAGAAAGTGTTAAACTGGATTGACTGCATCGATGATGAAATTGGCGACCCCGACAACTTCGCTGGCTTCATCGTGATGGAGGCATACCTGACGCTGATTCTTTCGTTGATCCTGCGCTACATCACCAAGGAAACGACGACTCCTCAGGAAAAGAATAAGTTCAACGCAACCATCAGTTGGATGGACGCCAACATACATTTACCGCACACCGTCCCGGAATTGGCGCAACGGGCCAGCATGTCTGAACGCAACTTCTATCGTAAGTTTCGAAGCGTTTATGAGATGAGTCCGACCCAATACATTCTCCGGGCGCGCGTACAGCGCGCCAGCATGCTGCTGCACCACGAAGACCTTAGCTGCGAAGAAGTGGCACAACGATGCGGATTTAATCACACCGGGTATTTCTCCACGTGTTTTTACAATCATTTCGGAGCGACCCCTTCCAAATTCAGACAGGCTCTAGCCTGCTCGGCGTAA
- a CDS encoding LamG-like jellyroll fold domain-containing protein: protein MPLSHTPYCQLWKSVLIASLTLYPLALSQLHAATYHVDAINGSDASGDGSAAAPYASLSPVYLQLSSGDQVFLYDGNYGALEYHNQSADIFNDWVTIQAAEGHRPELDHISFHSSNPGPDRTGSFNAYLRVIGCDIVGTSRDQAVSITSARYVEIDQCRLEVHGPWTGSENNIEKTAFYVRYGSHITLSNSEITRTGTGVSAQGRNIQILYNHIHDITHDGIRATGLEDSLIEGNHIHGLDDGVDDNQASWSKHCDAIHIFIAGGGSADSLIPNVNLIVRGNIIHDIEAQSVQFNNYFRFPEVHNANITFENNIFGPVNSVFVFNDAEPVDGLTIRNNSFLYIPGGTSYVSPNNETHRTLISDNHGLRVTDQTTDLQVYNNILPYGAMPTDTADVFANNVIFNAPSENIYVGDQSNIATPEEQFVNPLAFDGALRNTSWAIDRASTTLPIHPTDIHGVTRNTPAEAGASEFFVTEIQPIVGIARWDFDNNSLDSSGNNLNSSLQGNASYTTDRISGTHALELDGSGDFAVIPNHTSLQITGDLTLAAHIKPTSTGMHQNILAKSFNDGYRLRVTNNGKLQLILGIPDSGPGQVVGATSLSSVTYGAWQHVACTVSFNGSSAEVRFYINGVHDSTIPLSLSGIEAGNGDLYIGSGNAAIESFTGLIDNAMIFDYSLSSQDIQTIYTNHSLPTDPVDGNTPPTIEPMSSLIVNVGASLQLRVSAEDRDGELMTMSAGILPEFIQFTDHHNGRADFEMTPQLADIGDYRILLSVSDGEETSYAQIPVRVQAPRAVGYWTFNGDMLDHSGWGHPTQASGGASLSTDAPVGSHALALNGDDQHLVIDDAPVLRITGDMTLAAYIKTTTSGQSQNIIAKSFNDGYRLRLSGANQPQLILGAGASVIGISSESTIPVGQWRHIAVTITFEGSVGTARFYIDGQLSDTESFNASGIEAGNGALVIGAASPTNTESFEGLIDQVRIENRALSAAEIENIIPHNAYSLIEDTDNDGVANIYDYAFNGDPAAGRHVAFRQFSEQILPSENGPTLSMTFPVRADGIYLGDGVSPEILVDGITYRIHGDTDLSPPYDLPVMEVSPAITNGLPSLVPEYEYRTFRLAPLSGEITRGFMTVEVLEQ from the coding sequence ATGCCTTTATCCCACACCCCTTACTGTCAGTTGTGGAAATCAGTCCTCATTGCATCTCTGACGCTATATCCACTGGCCCTGAGCCAATTGCATGCAGCGACCTATCATGTTGACGCCATCAATGGCAGCGACGCTAGCGGGGATGGCAGCGCAGCAGCGCCATACGCCTCTCTATCTCCTGTTTACCTCCAGCTCTCCAGTGGCGACCAGGTATTCCTCTACGACGGCAATTATGGAGCATTGGAATACCATAATCAAAGTGCGGACATCTTTAACGACTGGGTGACGATTCAGGCCGCCGAAGGACATAGACCCGAGTTGGATCACATAAGCTTCCATTCTTCGAATCCAGGGCCTGACCGCACGGGATCCTTCAATGCATACCTGCGCGTTATTGGGTGCGACATCGTCGGCACAAGCCGAGACCAGGCAGTCTCGATTACGAGCGCGCGCTATGTTGAAATTGATCAATGCCGCCTGGAAGTGCATGGCCCCTGGACTGGTTCTGAGAACAACATCGAGAAGACTGCATTCTACGTTCGCTACGGCAGCCACATCACCCTCTCCAATAGCGAGATTACCAGAACCGGAACCGGTGTAAGCGCGCAGGGGCGCAACATCCAAATTCTCTACAATCATATTCACGACATTACCCACGACGGCATTCGGGCAACTGGACTGGAGGATTCCCTTATCGAGGGCAACCATATCCATGGGCTCGACGATGGCGTCGATGACAATCAGGCCTCATGGAGCAAGCATTGCGACGCCATTCATATCTTTATCGCCGGAGGAGGCTCGGCCGACTCGCTCATACCGAACGTAAACCTGATCGTGCGCGGCAATATTATACATGACATCGAGGCGCAAAGCGTGCAGTTCAACAACTACTTCCGTTTCCCCGAAGTGCACAACGCCAACATCACTTTTGAAAACAACATCTTTGGCCCGGTTAATTCAGTATTCGTTTTCAATGACGCCGAGCCAGTTGATGGCCTCACGATCCGCAACAACAGCTTTTTATATATTCCCGGCGGCACGAGCTATGTCAGCCCGAATAACGAAACTCACCGCACACTGATCTCCGATAATCATGGCCTTCGGGTCACGGACCAAACCACCGATTTGCAGGTCTACAATAACATCCTGCCCTACGGTGCGATGCCTACTGACACTGCCGACGTATTCGCCAATAATGTCATCTTCAATGCGCCATCAGAAAACATCTATGTCGGCGATCAGTCCAACATCGCCACGCCGGAAGAACAATTCGTCAATCCATTGGCTTTTGATGGTGCCTTGCGCAACACCAGTTGGGCAATAGACCGCGCATCGACAACCTTACCAATACATCCAACCGACATCCATGGCGTTACTCGAAATACCCCTGCAGAAGCGGGTGCCAGCGAATTCTTTGTCACAGAGATCCAGCCGATTGTTGGTATCGCGCGTTGGGACTTCGATAACAATTCCCTGGATAGTTCAGGCAATAATTTGAATAGCTCGCTGCAGGGCAATGCGTCTTATACGACAGACAGAATTTCCGGCACACACGCCTTGGAGCTCGATGGCTCAGGTGACTTTGCCGTGATTCCCAATCATACCAGCCTGCAAATTACGGGTGACCTAACCCTGGCAGCGCACATCAAGCCGACAAGCACGGGAATGCATCAAAACATTCTCGCGAAATCTTTCAACGACGGCTACCGGCTTCGCGTCACCAATAACGGGAAGTTGCAATTAATATTGGGCATTCCTGACAGCGGTCCGGGGCAGGTAGTCGGAGCAACGTCACTATCCTCGGTCACCTATGGCGCTTGGCAACATGTAGCTTGCACAGTTTCCTTTAACGGTAGCAGCGCTGAAGTGCGGTTTTACATCAATGGAGTTCACGACTCGACCATCCCCTTGAGTCTGAGTGGCATTGAAGCAGGTAATGGCGATCTGTATATCGGTAGCGGCAATGCCGCCATCGAATCATTCACTGGGCTGATCGACAATGCGATGATCTTTGATTACTCACTGAGCAGTCAGGATATTCAAACGATATACACGAACCACTCACTGCCAACCGACCCGGTGGATGGCAATACCCCGCCGACCATCGAACCAATGAGCAGTTTGATCGTAAACGTTGGCGCGTCGCTGCAGCTACGCGTCAGCGCGGAAGACCGCGACGGGGAACTCATGACCATGTCAGCGGGAATCCTGCCTGAATTCATTCAATTTACTGACCACCACAACGGACGTGCTGACTTCGAGATGACTCCTCAACTTGCCGACATTGGGGATTATCGAATCCTCTTGTCTGTCAGTGACGGGGAGGAAACTTCCTACGCCCAAATCCCCGTTCGTGTTCAAGCGCCTCGCGCCGTGGGCTACTGGACATTCAATGGCGACATGCTGGATCATTCCGGCTGGGGTCACCCCACGCAAGCATCTGGCGGCGCTTCACTGAGCACCGATGCCCCGGTTGGCAGCCACGCTCTCGCGCTCAACGGCGATGACCAGCATCTGGTAATCGATGACGCGCCTGTTTTGCGGATCACTGGTGACATGACTCTTGCCGCCTATATCAAAACCACGACTTCCGGGCAGTCACAGAACATCATCGCCAAAAGTTTTAACGACGGCTATCGTTTACGGCTTTCTGGCGCTAATCAGCCGCAACTGATCTTGGGTGCCGGAGCGTCAGTTATCGGCATCAGTTCCGAGTCTACGATTCCCGTTGGGCAGTGGCGCCATATCGCGGTCACCATCACGTTTGAAGGATCTGTCGGAACCGCGCGCTTTTACATTGATGGGCAATTGAGCGACACAGAGAGTTTCAACGCTTCTGGCATTGAGGCGGGCAATGGGGCTCTGGTGATTGGCGCCGCGTCCCCAACAAACACAGAGTCATTCGAAGGACTCATCGACCAAGTGCGGATTGAAAACCGGGCGCTCAGCGCCGCCGAAATTGAAAACATCATCCCGCACAATGCATATTCCCTCATTGAAGACACCGATAACGATGGCGTAGCGAATATCTATGATTATGCATTCAACGGCGATCCCGCCGCCGGCCGACACGTAGCGTTTCGCCAATTCAGTGAGCAGATTCTGCCATCGGAGAATGGTCCCACTCTGTCGATGACGTTTCCGGTTCGCGCCGACGGCATCTACCTCGGCGATGGCGTCAGCCCGGAAATACTCGTCGACGGCATAACTTATCGAATCCATGGCGACACGGATTTGTCGCCGCCCTACGATCTTCCGGTGATGGAAGTTAGCCCGGCTATAACCAATGGCCTGCCTTCGCTGGTGCCCGAGTACGAATACCGCACGTTTCGCCTGGCTCCGCTCTCCGGTGAAATTACCAGGGGATTCATGACGGTGGAAGTGCTCGAGCAATAG
- a CDS encoding VIT and vWA domain-containing protein — MVAQAAGVLTPVNSQHQPLEIRSHEVQVVINNGFAQTLVTQTFYNPNPVDLEAIYAFPVPEDASLAEMRMRSGETTLEGEVIPKLEADRIYEEEKNAGNNAGKAEKQSYQRFEFRVSPVRANAEARMEFVYYQPVTMDHNVGRYLYPLEEGGTDELAESFWTRNEKVTGSFAATVEIRSAYPLEDLRAPGFNNQFIDHGNGHYQWQYSTDQGTTLNQDLVIYYRLPEDLPGRVDLLTHRAPGAAEGTFMMIVTPGVDLQPLSNGADYCFVLDTSGSMQGKIAMLADGVERALGKLSDRDRFRIVTFSDSSRNLTRDWVPATTENVQQYIAQVKTLQPGGSTNLYAGVQAGMRNLDDDRATNFILVTDAVANQGIVEPAKFDALMRQQDIRFFGFLLGNSANWPLMRTICEATDGQYDSISNADDIFGKILLAKDRITTEALLDVDFKISGVRTSDVSRNAHRKLYRGQQLVLLGRYEGDGQAEIKLTARKSEGEKTYRTTVNFPQTDETYPELERIWAMTRVQDFERQKNLGKLPASEASTMIQDIGVQYQIVTDETSMLVLDDATFAKHGIDRKNQQRMQAEHAAQAQRQASPAKVVRADSESPMFTLPTPRIGGGGGGGAFEGPVAALLVAFAGWFYAANRRKEK, encoded by the coding sequence ATGGTTGCACAGGCCGCAGGGGTATTAACACCGGTTAACAGTCAACATCAACCCTTGGAGATCCGCTCGCACGAAGTGCAGGTAGTCATCAACAACGGGTTTGCCCAGACACTGGTTACCCAGACTTTCTACAACCCCAACCCGGTCGATCTGGAGGCCATCTACGCTTTCCCGGTTCCCGAGGATGCCTCGCTGGCGGAGATGCGCATGCGCTCCGGCGAAACCACACTGGAAGGCGAAGTCATTCCCAAGCTGGAGGCAGACCGCATTTACGAAGAGGAGAAAAATGCCGGCAACAACGCGGGCAAAGCCGAAAAGCAGAGCTACCAGCGCTTTGAATTTCGCGTCTCCCCCGTCCGAGCCAACGCCGAGGCACGCATGGAGTTCGTCTACTATCAGCCGGTGACGATGGACCACAACGTCGGCCGCTACCTTTACCCGCTTGAGGAAGGCGGCACCGATGAGCTGGCCGAGTCCTTCTGGACCCGTAATGAGAAGGTAACCGGTAGCTTTGCCGCCACCGTGGAAATCCGCTCCGCCTACCCATTGGAAGACCTTCGCGCACCGGGCTTTAATAACCAGTTCATCGACCACGGCAACGGCCACTACCAGTGGCAGTATTCCACTGACCAGGGAACGACGCTGAATCAGGACCTCGTTATTTATTATCGCTTGCCCGAAGACTTGCCGGGGCGTGTAGACCTTCTCACTCACCGTGCGCCGGGTGCCGCAGAAGGCACGTTTATGATGATCGTCACGCCCGGCGTGGACCTGCAACCGCTGAGCAACGGTGCCGACTACTGCTTCGTGCTCGACACTTCCGGCTCCATGCAAGGCAAGATCGCCATGCTCGCCGATGGCGTGGAGCGCGCCTTGGGCAAGCTCAGCGACCGCGACCGATTCCGCATCGTGACCTTCAGCGACAGCAGCCGCAACCTCACTCGCGACTGGGTCCCCGCCACCACGGAAAACGTCCAGCAATACATTGCCCAAGTTAAAACGCTCCAGCCGGGCGGCAGCACCAATCTCTACGCCGGTGTCCAGGCAGGCATGCGCAATCTCGATGACGACCGCGCCACGAACTTCATCCTCGTGACCGACGCGGTGGCCAATCAGGGCATCGTGGAGCCAGCCAAGTTTGATGCGCTCATGCGCCAACAGGACATCCGCTTCTTCGGTTTTCTCCTGGGCAACAGCGCCAACTGGCCACTCATGCGCACCATTTGCGAGGCGACCGACGGCCAGTATGACTCCATCTCCAACGCTGACGACATCTTCGGGAAAATCCTGCTCGCCAAAGATCGCATCACCACCGAGGCCCTGCTCGATGTCGACTTCAAGATCAGCGGCGTGCGCACCAGCGACGTTTCCCGCAACGCACACCGCAAGCTCTACCGCGGACAGCAGCTCGTCCTGCTCGGCCGCTACGAGGGAGACGGCCAGGCTGAAATCAAACTGACCGCCAGAAAATCCGAAGGCGAGAAAACGTATCGCACCACGGTAAACTTCCCGCAAACCGACGAGACTTATCCCGAGCTGGAACGCATCTGGGCAATGACGCGCGTGCAAGACTTCGAGCGCCAGAAAAACCTGGGCAAACTTCCCGCAAGCGAAGCATCCACGATGATTCAAGACATCGGCGTGCAGTACCAAATCGTGACTGACGAAACGTCGATGCTCGTGCTCGATGACGCGACCTTTGCCAAGCACGGCATCGATCGCAAAAACCAGCAGCGCATGCAGGCGGAGCACGCCGCCCAAGCCCAGCGCCAAGCCTCACCGGCTAAGGTTGTTCGCGCCGACAGCGAGAGCCCCATGTTCACCTTGCCCACGCCACGAATCGGCGGCGGCGGTGGAGGCGGTGCCTTCGAGGGCCCGGTCGCTGCGCTCTTGGTGGCGTTCGCCGGTTGGTTTTACGCGGCCAATCGTCGCAAAGAAAAGTAG
- a CDS encoding rhomboid family intramembrane serine protease, which produces MPAIILTLIAVLIYASPTLTEALQWTRGDDAISSLWTAHLTHWTSGHLLWDAVMFAVFGLIATRVFGLRLLATFFIAAPVIALGVAHWAPELTSYRGLSGIDTLLVVFVSLKILCDAKQARSIRVAAITLLLGLAGKTLFEAMTHGALFAGDLGPGVTTVPLAHLIGGTIGAALALLPTPLVRMKKSPPQRGLCIAKQCGDGG; this is translated from the coding sequence ATGCCAGCCATAATCCTCACGCTGATCGCGGTTCTCATCTACGCTTCGCCCACGCTAACCGAGGCCCTCCAATGGACGCGTGGCGATGACGCCATCTCTTCACTGTGGACCGCCCACCTCACACACTGGACCTCAGGCCATCTGCTTTGGGACGCGGTGATGTTTGCCGTGTTTGGCCTTATCGCGACGCGTGTCTTTGGGCTACGGCTCCTGGCCACATTCTTCATTGCCGCACCGGTGATCGCGCTCGGCGTCGCCCACTGGGCACCGGAGTTGACGAGTTATCGCGGGCTCAGTGGCATCGATACGCTGCTGGTTGTCTTCGTATCCCTGAAGATACTTTGCGATGCAAAGCAAGCGCGCTCTATTCGCGTCGCCGCAATCACACTACTACTCGGACTGGCGGGCAAAACGCTGTTTGAAGCCATGACCCACGGCGCGCTCTTCGCTGGTGACCTCGGGCCCGGCGTGACAACCGTCCCCCTCGCCCACTTAATTGGAGGCACGATTGGCGCTGCGTTAGCGTTGCTGCCGACGCCATTGGTCCGCATGAAAAAGTCCCCGCCGCAGCGGGGACTTTGCATTGCAAAGCAGTGTGGTGACGGTGGTTAA